GGCCAACGCTCTGCAACCCGGGCGGCACGAAGAGGATCGGCCTATTCCTCGACTAGGGGGGCCGCAACGCAGACGAAGAGGCGGACGACAATAACCCTCCCCACTGGTTCGCCAAGACGCGCATCGTGGCGAATGAGACCGCGGCCGCTTCCTAGGAGAGAAAGATCCACTCCATCGCGGTCATCTTCAAAGACTCGGTTTGGCAGGGCAGTCAGGTTATCCCAGTATACTGGCTAGTTTCCGCCGATCAGTCCATGCTCTTCGCTGATGAGACCTGCACCTCTGGCTTCAGTATCTCCTCCAGGATACCCACTTGCTGGAAATTGGCGACAACTTGATGCAACTGTCGATATCAATGAGACAGGACGGGGACAACGCATTAGACACCTTCACCGACGAGGGTCGGCACTTACACGGGGCCTTGGTGCATGAACTAGTTCTAGACGAAGGTGGGTACTATGGTCAGTGAAGCCTCTGTGATTGGACAAGGCTgaatttaagctttaataagataatctGCATATCTATAGTTAACTGTTAGAGCTATGACTTCTTAGGTCACACAAAGCAAGGTAGGCAAAATGGTTGTATTGTACTGAAGCTTGCTAGAACTAAGATGATGGTAGTCGTGGCGAAAGACAAAGGATTCCTTTGTGCTACCCCGCCGAAAGGGTTGGGGCACGTGAGCCTGTTGTTGCGCGGGCTCGAACAAAGCCGCGTAACACATGCCCTTacaatatttaattaagaagtaatataagctagtataataaagtacAGACATAgactagttattaataatttatttatatctcaTCGTGATCTTATCAGCATATAGCGGAGGGTTATGGCTTTCCAAGCCTACTTAACGCAGGCAACGATAGGCACTCTCCAGTCAGTGCCTACGCTTGGTAGTGACGCCTCGGCTGGAGCACGTCACCAGTAACACGTCATGATGAAGGAGAGgcggaaataatataaagacgtCATAGTAGCCGAGCAGGGCATTACCGTTTCCTAGACGATAAGAGCAAAGAAAAATCCTCCATCATATAACCAGCCACGTCTGCTACTGCTTATCTGGTAGGTTGAAACCACGCCCATAGCGCTCAAACCCATGCGATACTGCGCCGCCACGGTTAGGCCCATCAGCAGAAGATGTTTGCCCGACGCCTTGTCCATTTGACTTCACACTTTCCAGGTCTAGTTGTGTCAGGCCGTCGATTGTTCTCTGGTAGCTCTCATCGCTGATCTGGCCGCCCAAATAACGGGCCTTGCCGCTCAAGTTGAGCCGTCTCGCAATCACGAGGTCTTTCACAGTCGAGACCGAAATGCCGTAGCTGTTGTCAGCCATTGTGATGTCTTCGAAGACGTTGTACCGCTCATTGGACAAAGTCTCGCCCGCATCAGCGACAACGCTCATGCATTGGCGAAGGCtctccttggtctcttgGAGCTGTGCAAGTTGGGTAGCCTCGTGCTCAGATAAGGGCACTGTAGACCTCATCGCTTCCATTCTTTTGTCAATGTCGTTCTCATGGGTTTGAAGCCGTGAAACTAGGGATTGGATAGAGCCTTTGGTGGCACCCAAGCCACTCCTGATGAACTTGTATGCTGAAGGCTGTTGTGAGAACTGCGGGTTCTCCTTCGAGGCTGATTCGAGTCGCTCAATGTGGGCAGATAGTTGTGAACAGATCTTTAATCCTTCCTGAGTACTCTGCTTCTCTTCCACCATAGCCATCCACTCAGGCTCATCTCGGACGGAACTCTCAGCCTCGGAAGCAGCTAAAGCCCGTACTCTGTCGTCCAATCGTGTCATGTGCTCCTGTAGATCGCTCGTCGTATCGCGTATCAAGTCCTTGTATTCTTCAAGTGCGTCAGGCGTTATTGAGGAAACCATGCGCCTATAAAACATCTCCAATCAGATGGCTGCACGTTAGAGGCCTGGGGGTTGTTTCATTACATGTTTGCATCGGCCAGCGCTATATTGATAGTGGATTTGTATCCAGCAAGCATCTCTCTGAAATCAGTTATGTCTCCTTTGAGGTACTGCTGGCTGATCCAATCCCGAAAGCTTGGTCGAGATGAGCCGGAATGCTTCGTGCACCGAGCAATGAGGTCGCCATACTCCTCGCAGGTTTTGCCGCAACGAAGTAAAGGAAGCTTTAGAGCGTCAAAACTGATGTTTGAATTGGTGTTAACTGTTTCGGCTAGTGACTCTAAAACCCCTCTGAGGTCGGCTAGCTCGTTTTTCAGCGCGCGGACGTTCTTATCCTGGCTCTGGAAGTCGCGGACGGTCGTATAGAGAACAGTGCTGGATTTGAAAGCAAAAGCAACTAGTGCGACAATGCTGGAGGCGATGCT
The window above is part of the Fusarium falciforme chromosome 3, complete sequence genome. Proteins encoded here:
- a CDS encoding Helo-like-N domain-containing protein — encoded protein: MADGLSIASSIVALVAFAFKSSTVLYTTVRDFQSQDKNVRALKNELADLRGVLESLAETVNTNSNISFDALKLPLLRCGKTCEEYGDLIARCTKHSGSSRPSFRDWISQQYLKGDITDFREMLAGYKSTINIALADANMRMVSSITPDALEEYKDLIRDTTSDLQEHMTRLDDRVRALAASEAESSVRDEPEWMAMVEEKQSTQEGLKICSQLSAHIERLESASKENPQFSQQPSAYKFIRSGLGATKGSIQSLVSRLQTHENDIDKRMEAMRSTVPLSEHEATQLAQLQETKESLRQCMSVVADAGETLSNERYNVFEDITMADNSYGISVSTVKDLVIARRLNLSGKARYLGGQISDESYQRTIDGLTQLDLESVKSNGQGVGQTSSADGPNRGGAVSHGFERYGRGFNLPDKQ